The following coding sequences lie in one Kiritimatiellia bacterium genomic window:
- a CDS encoding methyltransferase domain-containing protein — protein sequence MRRKKLHPRSAVARRTAGVTLDHAAPWYDWLAPLMTLGTEARLHRRVLERLRLDRPLAALDVGCGTGVLTRQLHAAIPAGPDRRVVGLDAAEAMIAVARRKTGGREGLEFDAALAEELPHADAAFDRAISTFFFHHLDYGLKCRALTELWRVLRPGGLAAILDVDVPYSWFGSLCAYSGYWLFRQPQIKENIAGRLRDALDAGPFRGHWRIASRHSGYLSLFELRKPETAKEKAR from the coding sequence ATGCGTAGAAAGAAATTGCACCCGCGCTCCGCGGTCGCCCGGCGCACGGCCGGCGTCACGCTGGACCACGCCGCGCCGTGGTACGACTGGCTGGCCCCGCTGATGACGCTCGGGACGGAAGCGCGGCTCCATCGGCGCGTGCTGGAGCGCCTGCGCCTCGATCGTCCGCTGGCGGCGCTGGACGTGGGCTGCGGCACCGGCGTGCTGACGCGCCAGCTTCATGCCGCGATCCCGGCGGGGCCGGATCGCCGGGTGGTCGGGTTGGACGCGGCCGAGGCGATGATCGCCGTGGCCCGGCGCAAGACGGGCGGCCGCGAGGGGCTCGAATTCGACGCGGCCCTGGCGGAGGAACTGCCCCATGCCGACGCGGCATTCGACCGCGCGATCTCGACGTTCTTCTTCCATCACCTGGACTACGGCTTGAAATGCCGAGCGCTGACCGAGCTGTGGCGGGTCCTGCGGCCGGGCGGGCTGGCCGCCATCCTGGACGTGGACGTCCCGTACTCCTGGTTCGGGAGCCTGTGCGCGTACTCGGGCTACTGGCTGTTCCGCCAGCCGCAAATCAAGGAGAACATCGCCGGCCGCCTGCGCGACGCGCTGGACGCCGGCCCGTTCCGCGGGCACTGGCGCATCGCCTCGCGGCATTCCGGCTACTTGAGCCTGTTCGAGCTTCGCAAACCCGAAACCGCAAAGGAGAAAGCAAGATGA
- a CDS encoding response regulator transcription factor, translating to MEREKSSAEPAPAGLLVIEDDPRVAGSLARGLREAGFEVRIAGRLAEASAAMAAAPPALLVLDLSLPDGDGLQWLRRCRREGHRQPVIILTARDAVADRVTGLEEGADDYLAKPFSFAELLARIRARLRSAAREAPADILRVADLEVDRRHREVRRAGRLVELTAREFDMLACLAQWAGHPVSRDMLARDVWKVNRRLTPLDNVIDVHLSHLREKIDRGREEKLIRTVRGVGFVLAGGAP from the coding sequence ATGGAGCGTGAGAAATCCAGCGCCGAACCCGCGCCGGCCGGCCTGCTCGTGATCGAGGACGATCCACGGGTGGCCGGCAGCCTGGCGCGGGGCTTGCGCGAGGCCGGGTTTGAAGTGCGCATCGCGGGACGCCTGGCCGAGGCGAGCGCGGCCATGGCCGCCGCCCCGCCCGCCCTGCTGGTGCTGGACCTGTCCCTCCCGGACGGCGACGGCCTGCAGTGGCTCCGGCGATGCCGCCGCGAAGGCCACCGCCAGCCCGTGATCATCCTGACCGCACGCGACGCCGTCGCGGATCGCGTGACCGGGCTGGAGGAGGGCGCGGACGACTACCTCGCCAAGCCCTTCTCGTTCGCCGAACTGCTGGCCCGCATCCGGGCGAGGCTGCGCAGCGCGGCGCGGGAGGCGCCCGCCGACATCCTGCGCGTGGCGGACCTGGAAGTGGACCGCCGGCACCGCGAGGTGCGGCGCGCCGGGCGCCTGGTGGAACTGACCGCGCGGGAGTTCGACATGCTGGCCTGCCTGGCCCAGTGGGCCGGGCATCCCGTGTCCCGGGACATGCTCGCGCGGGACGTCTGGAAGGTCAACCGGCGCCTGACGCCGTTGGACAATGTCATCGACGTCCACCTGTCCCATCTCCGCGAGAAGATCGACCGGGGCCGCGAGGAGAAGCTGATCCGCACCGTGCGCGGCGTCGGCTTTGTGCTGGCGGGGGGCGCGCCGTGA
- a CDS encoding HAMP domain-containing protein codes for MKLRLRSRVFLYLLGLLFFFIAAQAVIYAIVEYIGWRNNPGEALSEGMHEVLKATSLDLFLLLPLVLLAWWISGWVIAPVRTIAATADRIRAGRFSERIETDLMPDDEMHNLADTINAAFNRYEAVVQRLRRFSGDASHQLRTPIAAIRSLGEVALTQPRDPGHYRDTVETMLAELERLTRIVDQLLQLSRLESGALRAQFAPVDLADTAEKVKGIYLPLCQERGVALEVRVEPGLRTTGSEELLVELLGNLLDNAIRHSPPGGTIQLKTGRRDSHAVLAVQDDGPGIPTEFAARIFDRFTSVPSGRPGQAGLGLALAADIAAVHGGRLSLVNPGAPRALFECVLPLR; via the coding sequence GTGAAACTGCGCCTGCGCAGCCGGGTGTTCCTCTATCTCCTCGGGCTGCTCTTCTTCTTCATCGCCGCCCAGGCCGTCATCTACGCGATCGTCGAATACATCGGCTGGCGGAACAACCCGGGCGAGGCGTTGAGCGAAGGCATGCACGAGGTCCTGAAGGCCACGAGCCTGGACCTGTTCCTGCTTCTCCCGCTGGTCCTGCTGGCCTGGTGGATATCGGGCTGGGTCATCGCCCCGGTGCGGACGATCGCCGCGACGGCGGACCGCATCCGGGCCGGCCGGTTTTCCGAGCGCATCGAAACGGATCTCATGCCCGACGACGAGATGCACAACCTGGCGGACACGATCAACGCCGCGTTCAACCGCTACGAGGCCGTGGTGCAGCGCCTGCGCCGGTTCAGCGGCGACGCCTCGCACCAGCTGCGCACCCCGATCGCCGCGATCCGCAGCCTGGGCGAGGTGGCCCTGACCCAGCCGCGCGACCCCGGCCACTACCGGGATACCGTCGAGACCATGCTGGCCGAATTGGAGCGCCTTACCCGGATCGTGGACCAGTTGCTGCAGCTCTCGCGGCTCGAGTCCGGCGCCCTGCGCGCGCAGTTCGCGCCGGTCGACCTTGCCGACACCGCCGAAAAAGTGAAGGGCATCTACCTGCCGCTCTGCCAGGAGCGGGGCGTCGCCCTCGAAGTCCGCGTCGAGCCGGGATTGCGCACCACGGGCAGCGAGGAACTCCTGGTGGAACTGCTCGGCAACCTGCTGGACAACGCCATCCGCCACAGTCCGCCGGGCGGAACGATCCAGCTGAAGACCGGCCGGCGGGATTCTCATGCCGTGCTGGCGGTCCAGGATGACGGCCCGGGCATCCCCACGGAATTTGCCGCCCGCATCTTCGACCGGTTCACGAGCGTGCCCAGCGGCCGGCCGGGCCAGGCCGGCCTCGGACTGGCGCTGGCCGCGGACATCGCCGCCGTCCACGGCGGGCGGTTGTCCCTGGTCAATCCCGGCGCGCCGCGCGCCCTGTTTGAATGCGTCCTGCCGCTACGGTAG
- a CDS encoding Na/Pi cotransporter family protein yields MSGQDWMLLAFRVIGGMSLFIFGMHVMTQGLRAAAGEALRVILGRTARRRVQGLVLGTLVGFLAHSGAATTMIAGFVNAGLMGLAESVPPMLGANVGTALSMQLISFHIGHYSWMAIGIGFIVSAAAPGSRVRESGRALLGFGLLFLGMTTISEAIAPHKDMLAPWLARIHGETWSGRLYGVGLSALLTALVTSSGAVIGLCFALITAGVFTQFEQVFPIVLGAHIGTCIVALTASAAMNVEARRSALGHLVFNLFNVVLALLAYPAVRALMLWSSSDLSRQTANLHLFVMTAAALLVLPASRPVAGLLRVLWPSREPPPEPSHLDADLLDKPEQALCAAIRELRRMAHLCVRCMDTNGTVMLKGCRASLRRLYADEEVINEVKQAMYHYLGHLTSRYLSRRQTLFLQHLGRCMKDLERIGDHLTALGDISIERLKHPEAIVPEPLFRVWFDLFCAAKQVLVLTEQSLDPDLDDFQGRALTILQARDRYMIMSMDAKADFAGAAEEKTITPLGGYYLNRYIADLDRLVRHAKSIAFAERQPDFRVKRTKLDRVAQPAAPYTPPPQVDADSYLAQLRRSDWLDDNEPALPDNKTPLP; encoded by the coding sequence ATGAGCGGGCAGGATTGGATGTTACTGGCGTTCCGGGTCATCGGCGGCATGAGCCTGTTTATCTTCGGCATGCACGTGATGACCCAGGGCTTGAGGGCGGCCGCGGGCGAGGCGCTGCGCGTGATCCTGGGGCGCACCGCGCGCCGCCGCGTGCAGGGCTTGGTGCTCGGGACGCTGGTGGGCTTCCTGGCCCACAGCGGCGCGGCAACCACCATGATCGCCGGCTTCGTCAACGCCGGCCTGATGGGCCTGGCGGAGTCCGTACCGCCCATGCTCGGGGCCAACGTCGGCACGGCGCTTTCGATGCAGTTGATTTCCTTCCACATCGGACACTACTCCTGGATGGCGATCGGCATCGGGTTCATCGTGAGCGCGGCCGCGCCGGGCTCCCGCGTACGGGAGTCGGGCCGCGCCCTGCTGGGCTTCGGGCTGCTGTTCCTGGGCATGACGACGATCAGCGAGGCCATCGCCCCCCACAAGGACATGCTGGCGCCCTGGCTGGCGCGCATCCACGGAGAGACCTGGAGCGGGCGCCTGTACGGGGTGGGCCTCTCGGCGCTGCTGACGGCGCTGGTTACCAGCAGCGGGGCGGTGATCGGCCTGTGCTTTGCCCTGATCACCGCCGGCGTGTTCACCCAGTTCGAGCAGGTCTTCCCCATCGTGCTGGGCGCGCACATCGGGACGTGCATCGTGGCGCTGACGGCCAGCGCGGCGATGAACGTCGAGGCCCGGCGCTCGGCCCTGGGACACCTGGTGTTCAACCTGTTCAACGTGGTGCTGGCGCTGCTCGCGTATCCCGCCGTGCGCGCGCTGATGCTGTGGAGTTCGTCCGACCTGTCGCGCCAGACCGCCAATCTCCATCTCTTCGTGATGACGGCCGCCGCGCTGCTCGTGCTGCCGGCCAGCAGGCCGGTCGCGGGCCTGCTCCGGGTGCTGTGGCCGTCGCGCGAACCGCCCCCGGAACCCAGCCACCTGGATGCCGACCTGCTGGATAAACCCGAACAGGCCCTGTGCGCCGCCATCCGGGAGCTTCGCCGCATGGCCCACCTGTGCGTGCGCTGCATGGATACCAACGGCACGGTCATGCTCAAGGGCTGCCGCGCCAGCCTGCGCCGCCTGTACGCCGACGAGGAGGTCATCAACGAGGTGAAGCAGGCCATGTATCATTACCTGGGCCACCTCACGAGCCGCTACCTGTCCCGCCGCCAGACGCTGTTTCTGCAGCACCTGGGGCGGTGCATGAAAGACCTGGAGCGCATCGGCGACCACCTGACCGCCCTGGGGGACATCTCCATCGAGCGCCTGAAGCACCCGGAGGCCATCGTGCCCGAACCGCTGTTCCGCGTGTGGTTCGATCTCTTCTGCGCCGCCAAGCAGGTCCTGGTCTTGACGGAACAGTCGCTGGACCCGGACCTGGACGACTTCCAGGGCCGCGCGCTCACGATTCTCCAGGCCCGCGATCGCTACATGATCATGAGCATGGACGCCAAGGCGGACTTCGCCGGGGCGGCCGAGGAAAAAACCATCACCCCCCTGGGCGGCTATTACCTGAACCGCTACATCGCCGATCTCGACCGTCTCGTGCGCCACGCCAAGTCCATCGCCTTCGCCGAGCGCCAGCCGGACTTCCGCGTCAAGCGGACCAAGCTCGACCGGGTGGCCCAGCCCGCCGCGCCCTATACTCCGCCGCCCCAGGTGGACGCGGATTCGTACCTGGCCCAGCTCCGGCGGTCCGATTGGCTGGACGATAACGAACCCGCCCTGCCGGATAACAAGACGCCGCTACCGTAG
- a CDS encoding acetyl-CoA acetyltransferase: MRNVYVIGVGITSFSRLEYPLSEIAAYPAMMALKDAGNPKIDHLYVANMGGGRVNGQTALASAVVDTLSLTPIGAETIENGPASGSSAIKTGFMAVASGLCDTVMVTGAERMREVNNLEATDFVATLTHPLAEYIYGVTLPSLAGMFTRLYMEKYGVTSRHLAMVAVKNHGNAMLNPFAHLHQPITVDAILDSPEAMTNNPFVSDPLRFFDFCPVSDGGACVILASEEVARKVKRPLVRLAGVGQATDTHCVHERENPTDLLAVRGAAAQAMKMAGIQPADVSVAELHDAFTILEIVESEEVGFFKKGEGHLALERGETALGGKIPINPSGGLKGKGHPVGATGIGQAHEIVTQLRGEAKKRQVKDAKIGLTVNFGGFGNNVVSLVFKREE, from the coding sequence ATGCGCAACGTCTACGTCATCGGCGTCGGCATCACCAGCTTCTCCCGGCTGGAATACCCCCTTTCCGAGATCGCGGCCTACCCGGCCATGATGGCGCTCAAGGACGCGGGGAACCCGAAGATCGACCACCTCTACGTCGCCAACATGGGCGGCGGCCGCGTCAACGGCCAGACCGCCCTCGCCAGCGCGGTGGTGGACACGTTGAGCCTCACGCCCATCGGCGCGGAGACCATCGAGAACGGCCCGGCCTCGGGCTCGTCCGCCATCAAGACCGGGTTCATGGCCGTCGCGTCGGGATTGTGCGACACGGTCATGGTCACGGGCGCGGAACGCATGCGCGAGGTGAACAACCTCGAGGCCACGGACTTCGTGGCCACGCTGACCCACCCGCTGGCGGAATACATCTACGGCGTCACCCTGCCGTCGCTCGCCGGGATGTTTACCCGCCTCTACATGGAGAAATACGGCGTCACCAGCCGCCACCTGGCCATGGTCGCGGTCAAGAACCACGGCAACGCCATGCTCAACCCGTTCGCGCACCTGCACCAGCCGATCACCGTGGACGCGATCCTCGATTCACCGGAGGCCATGACCAACAATCCCTTCGTCTCCGACCCGCTGCGGTTCTTCGACTTCTGCCCCGTCTCCGACGGCGGCGCGTGCGTCATCCTCGCCTCCGAGGAGGTCGCGCGCAAGGTGAAGCGGCCGCTCGTCCGGCTCGCCGGCGTCGGCCAGGCGACGGACACGCACTGCGTCCACGAGCGCGAGAACCCGACCGACCTGCTGGCCGTCCGCGGCGCCGCCGCGCAGGCCATGAAGATGGCCGGGATCCAGCCCGCCGACGTGAGCGTCGCCGAACTCCACGACGCCTTCACGATCCTCGAGATCGTCGAGAGCGAGGAGGTCGGTTTCTTCAAGAAAGGCGAGGGCCACCTCGCGCTCGAGCGCGGCGAGACGGCGCTCGGCGGGAAGATCCCGATCAACCCGTCCGGCGGCCTCAAGGGCAAGGGCCATCCCGTCGGCGCGACCGGCATCGGCCAGGCGCACGAAATCGTCACGCAACTGCGCGGCGAGGCGAAGAAGCGGCAGGTCAAGGACGCGAAGATCGGCCTCACGGTCAACTTCGGCGGCTTCGGCAACAACGTCGTCAGCCTCGTCTTCAAGAGGGAGGAGTAA
- a CDS encoding DUF2877 domain-containing protein has translation MKVVSVGDRVEAGAYRLHSRFKTVTNYRLEAGRPRPAVLCLVTPAVGSGPINVVVEGEFPEADSVVLESDVLMLDGRRSPLGPRYDSALPEGPPAPAMVEALTRHLRAAAHPKSLAFLLDESRAANFRPGFEQNMAKQIRDGARLLLGADPAQGARLLRGCGFGLTPAGDDLLAGALIASHLAGPTRHPERGKGFPSPAPGSLWRSLAALGMTGSSGTLLSDAFLALAAEGRVNEPVKQLLAALVGADTEAMPSCADRVLAHGETSGADILTGLVLAVHKGFNFQQPTFNSQRPTGETHDGER, from the coding sequence ATGAAGGTCGTGAGCGTCGGGGACCGGGTGGAGGCGGGCGCATACCGCCTCCACTCCCGGTTCAAGACGGTCACCAATTATCGATTGGAGGCGGGACGCCCCCGTCCCGCTGTGCTCTGCCTCGTCACCCCCGCCGTCGGATCCGGGCCGATCAACGTTGTTGTGGAAGGCGAGTTCCCCGAGGCCGACTCGGTTGTCCTTGAATCCGACGTCCTGATGCTTGATGGCCGGCGCTCTCCCCTCGGCCCGCGCTATGACTCCGCCCTTCCGGAAGGCCCGCCGGCTCCGGCGATGGTCGAGGCCCTGACCCGGCACCTGCGCGCCGCGGCCCACCCGAAGAGCCTCGCCTTCCTGCTGGACGAATCCCGCGCCGCGAACTTCCGCCCCGGGTTTGAACAGAACATGGCGAAGCAAATCCGCGACGGCGCACGGCTGCTGCTGGGCGCGGATCCGGCGCAAGGCGCCCGCCTGCTTCGCGGCTGCGGTTTCGGCCTGACGCCGGCCGGGGACGACCTGCTGGCGGGCGCGCTGATCGCTTCGCATCTCGCCGGCCCCACCCGTCATCCCGAACGTGGCAAGGGATTCCCCTCACCGGCGCCCGGCTCGTTATGGAGATCCCTCGCTGCGCTCGGGATGACTGGTTCGAGCGGCACGCTCCTCTCCGACGCCTTCCTTGCCCTCGCCGCCGAGGGGCGCGTGAACGAACCCGTGAAGCAACTCCTCGCCGCCCTGGTCGGCGCCGACACGGAAGCCATGCCATCCTGCGCCGACCGCGTCCTGGCCCACGGCGAAACTTCCGGCGCGGATATCTTGACAGGATTGGTGCTGGCGGTGCACAAAGGATTCAACTTCCAACAGCCAACGTTCAACTCCCAACGCCCAACAGGAGAGACCCATGATGGTGAGAGGTAA
- the fdrA gene encoding acyl-CoA synthetase FdrA, with translation MMVRGKIKKGSYYDSITLMRVGKAVAALDGVTDAAVVMGTQTNKGILGASGLYLSDFDASGDTDLLIAVKAEAEAVVEQAMAAVEEELKEATKKKSAGGEAARPSSLEGAVEALPGANLAIISVAGRYAGDVAMEALERGLHVMLFSDNVSLETEVALKKYGRDHGLLVMGPDCGTAILNGAPLAFANIVPRGPIGLVAAAGTGLQEVTCLIANEGGGISQALGTGGRDVKKDVGGLMFIEGIKALAADDQTKAILLVSKPPHPDVLAAIEAVVAGIKKPVVSMFLGDETSTGPHTLEEAALTVLARAKGESYDDARRKVEARDLEMKKAAKKLAERLKGRKYVRGLFSGGTFCAEAQVIFRKLGLKDVFSNAPTAGAAKLKDSLKSEGHAMVDYGEDEFTVGRPHPMIDFSLRNKRIQAEANDPATAVILLDVVLGFGANMDPALELTPVVAKAAKKVAVVCSVTGTDRDPQNRPKVIEALEQAGAIVLPSNAAACFMAGFFVSNL, from the coding sequence ATGATGGTGAGAGGTAAAATCAAGAAGGGGAGTTATTACGACTCCATCACCCTGATGCGCGTCGGCAAGGCCGTGGCCGCGCTCGACGGCGTCACGGACGCCGCCGTGGTCATGGGCACGCAGACCAACAAGGGCATCCTCGGCGCGTCGGGGCTCTACCTCTCCGACTTCGACGCCTCGGGCGACACCGACCTGCTGATCGCGGTCAAGGCGGAGGCGGAGGCTGTCGTCGAGCAGGCCATGGCCGCGGTCGAGGAGGAACTGAAGGAGGCGACGAAGAAGAAATCGGCCGGCGGCGAGGCGGCTCGTCCCTCCAGCCTCGAGGGGGCGGTCGAGGCCCTGCCCGGGGCGAACCTGGCGATCATCTCCGTCGCCGGCCGGTACGCCGGCGACGTGGCGATGGAGGCCCTCGAGCGCGGCCTGCACGTGATGCTGTTTTCCGACAATGTGTCGCTGGAGACCGAAGTAGCGCTGAAGAAATATGGGCGGGACCACGGCCTGCTCGTCATGGGCCCGGACTGCGGCACGGCGATCCTCAACGGCGCGCCGCTGGCCTTCGCCAACATCGTGCCGCGCGGCCCGATCGGCCTCGTCGCCGCCGCGGGCACCGGCCTGCAGGAGGTGACCTGCCTGATCGCCAACGAGGGCGGCGGGATCTCCCAGGCCCTCGGCACCGGCGGGCGCGACGTGAAGAAAGACGTCGGCGGCCTCATGTTCATCGAGGGAATCAAGGCCCTGGCGGCCGACGACCAGACCAAGGCCATCCTGCTGGTCTCCAAGCCACCCCACCCCGATGTGCTGGCGGCCATCGAAGCGGTCGTCGCGGGGATCAAGAAACCCGTGGTCTCGATGTTCCTGGGCGACGAAACCTCGACGGGCCCGCACACGCTCGAGGAGGCGGCCCTGACGGTCCTCGCGCGCGCGAAGGGAGAGTCGTACGACGATGCCCGGCGCAAGGTCGAGGCCCGCGACCTGGAGATGAAGAAGGCGGCGAAGAAACTGGCCGAGCGGCTGAAGGGCCGGAAGTACGTGCGCGGGCTGTTCAGCGGCGGCACATTCTGCGCCGAGGCGCAGGTGATCTTCCGCAAGCTCGGCCTGAAGGACGTCTTCTCCAATGCGCCGACCGCCGGCGCGGCGAAGCTGAAGGATTCGCTGAAAAGCGAGGGCCACGCCATGGTGGATTACGGTGAGGACGAGTTCACCGTCGGCCGCCCCCACCCCATGATCGATTTCTCGCTGCGCAACAAGCGCATCCAGGCCGAGGCGAACGACCCCGCGACGGCGGTGATCCTGCTCGACGTCGTACTGGGCTTCGGCGCGAACATGGATCCGGCCCTGGAACTGACCCCGGTGGTCGCGAAGGCCGCGAAGAAGGTCGCCGTCGTCTGTTCCGTGACGGGCACGGACCGCGACCCGCAGAACCGGCCGAAGGTCATCGAGGCGCTGGAGCAGGCCGGGGCCATCGTCCTGCCCAGCAACGCCGCCGCGTGTTTCATGGCGGGGTTCTTCGTTTCCAACCTCTAA
- a CDS encoding GxxExxY protein produces the protein MTTRILFKEESYKIIGACFEVYKEKGNGFLEAAYQECLSMEFADQEIPFVEQPRLGLTYKGRKLKQAYEPDFLCFDEIILEIKAVKMLTDEHRAQTINYLKSTGKQLGILVNFGHYPEIEHERSSTNPFRAFRVFS, from the coding sequence ATGACTACACGGATTCTGTTCAAGGAGGAAAGCTACAAGATCATCGGCGCGTGCTTTGAAGTTTACAAAGAGAAGGGGAATGGCTTTCTGGAAGCGGCATACCAGGAATGCCTGTCGATGGAGTTCGCGGATCAGGAGATTCCCTTTGTTGAGCAGCCCCGACTGGGCCTTACCTACAAGGGCAGGAAACTGAAACAAGCCTATGAGCCGGATTTCCTGTGCTTTGACGAGATTATACTTGAGATCAAAGCTGTAAAAATGCTGACAGACGAACATCGGGCCCAAACCATCAACTACCTCAAATCCACAGGCAAACAGTTGGGCATACTGGTGAACTTCGGCCATTACCCCGAAATCGAACACGAGCGTTCGTCAACCAACCCCTTTCGCGCCTTTCGCGTGTTTTCGTAG
- a CDS encoding DUF1116 domain-containing protein, giving the protein MKINELFRSDLKVVNLGLASFKEALDSVGVPAVQVDWKPPVDVEPALLRTVRANRARIEEANRKVTAKILAAQPVLVGLEKALDVIPGMKPNLILHSGPPITWDRMCGPMRGGIMCALMYEGRAKTPAEAEKLAASGEIEYAPCHEHSAVGPMAGIVSASMPVFLVKNEEHGNTAYCTLNEGLGKVLRYGAYGEDVIKRLKWMEQVLYPALKKAVAKLGRVDLKNLIAQALHMGDEVHNRNRAATSLLYRALAPAIVTTGGDPQTTADVLEFINKNDHFFLNLSMPASKAGLDAARNVPGSSVAVVMARNGTDFGVQLAGTGDAWFTGPADVPDALYFPGYTKADANPDIGDSAITETNGLGGFAIAAAPAIVQFVGGTANDALNYTRQMYEITAAENNVYQVPSLNFRGTPTGIDVVKVVEKNILPFIDTGVAHKEAGVGQVGAGVLNAPLEPFRKAFEGFARTL; this is encoded by the coding sequence ATGAAAATAAACGAATTGTTCCGTAGTGACCTGAAAGTCGTGAACCTCGGCCTGGCCTCGTTCAAGGAGGCCCTGGACTCCGTCGGCGTGCCGGCGGTGCAGGTGGATTGGAAGCCGCCGGTGGACGTCGAGCCGGCGCTGCTCCGGACCGTCCGCGCGAACCGCGCGCGGATCGAGGAGGCCAACCGGAAAGTCACGGCGAAGATCCTGGCCGCCCAGCCCGTCCTCGTCGGGCTCGAGAAGGCGCTGGACGTTATTCCCGGCATGAAGCCCAACCTGATCCTGCATTCCGGCCCGCCGATCACGTGGGACCGCATGTGCGGCCCGATGCGGGGCGGGATCATGTGCGCCTTGATGTACGAGGGCCGGGCCAAGACCCCGGCCGAAGCGGAGAAGCTCGCCGCCTCGGGCGAGATCGAGTACGCGCCGTGCCACGAGCACAGCGCCGTCGGCCCGATGGCCGGCATCGTGTCGGCCTCCATGCCGGTCTTCCTTGTCAAGAACGAGGAGCACGGCAACACGGCCTACTGCACGCTGAACGAGGGCCTCGGCAAGGTCCTGCGCTACGGGGCCTACGGCGAGGACGTGATCAAGCGGTTGAAGTGGATGGAGCAGGTGCTCTACCCGGCGCTGAAGAAAGCCGTCGCGAAACTCGGCCGGGTGGACCTGAAGAACCTGATCGCGCAGGCCCTGCACATGGGCGACGAGGTGCACAACCGCAACCGCGCGGCGACCTCGCTGCTCTACCGCGCCCTCGCGCCGGCCATCGTGACCACGGGGGGCGACCCGCAGACCACGGCCGACGTGCTGGAGTTCATCAACAAGAACGACCACTTCTTCCTGAACCTGTCCATGCCCGCGAGCAAGGCGGGCCTCGACGCCGCGCGGAACGTCCCCGGCAGCAGCGTCGCGGTGGTCATGGCGCGCAACGGCACGGACTTCGGCGTGCAACTCGCCGGCACGGGCGACGCGTGGTTCACGGGCCCGGCGGACGTGCCCGACGCGCTGTACTTCCCCGGCTACACCAAGGCGGACGCCAACCCGGACATCGGCGACAGCGCGATCACGGAGACCAACGGGCTGGGCGGCTTCGCCATCGCGGCCGCGCCGGCGATCGTGCAGTTCGTCGGCGGCACGGCGAACGACGCGCTGAACTACACGCGGCAGATGTACGAGATCACGGCGGCGGAGAACAACGTCTACCAGGTTCCCTCGCTCAACTTCCGCGGCACGCCGACCGGCATCGACGTGGTCAAGGTGGTCGAGAAGAACATCCTGCCGTTCATCGACACCGGCGTGGCCCACAAGGAAGCGGGGGTCGGCCAGGTCGGCGCGGGCGTCCTCAACGCCCCGCTGGAGCCCTTCAGGAAGGCCTTCGAGGGCTTCGCGCGGACGCTGTAA
- a CDS encoding type II toxin-antitoxin system VapB family antitoxin: MRTNIVLDDELLAAAMKYSGARSKRAVVQEALATYVSVKARQQKLESYRDRLAGVRRRLAEAPIKTSSRELIRADRDRAS; this comes from the coding sequence ATGAGAACGAATATCGTGCTCGATGACGAATTGCTGGCGGCGGCCATGAAGTACTCCGGCGCCCGAAGCAAGCGGGCGGTGGTGCAGGAGGCGCTGGCGACCTACGTAAGCGTCAAGGCCCGGCAGCAGAAGCTCGAATCCTACCGGGACCGCCTGGCCGGGGTCCGGCGGCGCCTCGCCGAAGCCCCCATCAAAACCTCCTCGCGGGAACTGATCCGCGCGGACCGGGACCGTGCATCATGA
- a CDS encoding type II toxin-antitoxin system VapC family toxin — MNVILDTSVAIAWYLNESCSGPARQWQEKILSGRVHAAVPALHYLEFANVLRTYVLRRELNPGLAAELYALHLEAPLEVMEPPRAELLATALEFNATAYDAAFITLALACDGLLVTAERTTTPWVAKLGKRAVTLG, encoded by the coding sequence ATGAACGTGATCCTCGACACCAGCGTCGCGATCGCCTGGTACCTGAACGAGTCGTGCTCCGGGCCGGCGCGCCAGTGGCAGGAGAAGATCCTGTCCGGCCGGGTTCACGCGGCGGTCCCCGCCCTGCACTACCTGGAGTTCGCCAACGTGCTGCGCACGTACGTTCTGCGGCGGGAGCTAAACCCGGGCCTGGCCGCCGAACTCTACGCTCTGCACCTGGAAGCGCCCCTGGAAGTCATGGAGCCGCCGCGGGCCGAACTCCTGGCCACGGCCCTGGAGTTCAACGCCACCGCCTATGACGCGGCCTTCATCACCCTGGCCCTGGCCTGCGACGGGCTCCTGGTCACCGCCGAGCGCACGACCACGCCCTGGGTCGCGAAACTGGGGAAGCGCGCCGTCACCCTCGGATAG